In Anopheles bellator chromosome 2, idAnoBellAS_SP24_06.2, whole genome shotgun sequence, the genomic stretch GAGGCGCACAACCAGTTAACAGTTGATATTATGCGTCGCTCCTCATAATGTGGTCGCCGTGTGCGTGCTGGCACAGTGCCCACGAGTTGATGGGTCAAAAACGGCGCGCATCGCtgacaaacagaaacagggGCAATTTCACCAACTGGGACCACGGTGACGTTTGGGGGCCATCGCTTTTGATCGAAAGCCACCGCCCGTTCGTAGTCTTGGAAGAGCCTGTTCTCTAACGTACTAAGCGGATTAAGTTGAAGCCGAAGCTTTACTATTTGTTAACCGGCTTTTTTTGCCTGTTACCCCTGCAGCTATGTCTCTGTGTGTTAGCTGTGTGATTGCTTCCACTATCATATGATATCCCGCGATCGACTGCACTTGTATAGACATCGAATTGTCTGGCCTTTTTGGCAGGCGTGCCATTCTCGATATATCAGCTAACTCTTCTCTCAGCACCTATTAACCATCATTTGCGTGCGATTTACCGTCATCTTCACCATTGTTTCTACTCTACTTAATAAGACTACGAGACTCTTCCAAGCTCTCCAGTTGGCTACGCATTGCCAGCATCGCGCACTCACCGTTACGCCAGTTCTCACGCCGCAGCTCTCACCTGCCCTCACGTAACGGTGCGGTGTCTTATTCTTGGTTGGTTTCCTGGGTTTTACGGTACTTTACGCGCGTAGCGTTGTGCTGCCCTCGTGATGTGGTGCGGGCACGGCACAATGTTTGCTAACGCACAAGCTTCACAAGCTTCACAGCTTCACAGCTAGCATTTCATCTGATTCTTCGATCGAAGAAATATTGTTCGTCAATCTGCTCTCTTTATGGATTCGTTCCAATTCGTGTGTTTAATGGATTAAGATAAATAGTTAAACGTATCAATGAATGTGTAAtatgaaatgaagaaaaaataagCACACCAAAGACAAACGCATGTCTCTGTCTGTCGTCAAAAGACCGAAAAGCCGACCCAAACCGATCGCGCTTCTCACTGTTGTCTTTTGTTCAGGGTGAAAACAAACCCCTTAGCCTTACtaaaagaacacaaaaagtgcaaaGAACATACCAACGTAATTAGTCTGATTATGAAATCGCGAACGAGCGCGGTTGTTCTGTACGATTgtgaagtaattgaaaaaaaaataataatgataaacgGTCTAATGTGCGTATGTCGATTTTCGATCGTCCGAAAGTGAGTCCGCATCCAACAGAGGAACGGCCATTCGGATCTCCAGCGCCAATCTTATTATCATGTTATCGTCCTGCTGGATTCGGGATTCCGGCGTCATTCCGTGGCCGTTCCTAAGAAAGATAACGTTGCTTTACGGAACTGTTGTCATCCTTTAGTAGCACTCTTCATCTTCCATAGCAAAGTCGCTCGTGAATCCAGAGTCCGCGTACACCGAGCTGCGAACAGAAACAATACATTAATTAATCGTACCGGGACCGGTTATATTTTGGTATTCAGCTGCATTACTTCCATCGAAATTTAACGAGAGGTGTAACTACCCCGATGGAAGGTATAATAATGAACCCTGGGTCTTGTACAACTACTCTTGAGGAGGACGATCTCTGCAACGATTGTTTCGCATGCACCGTGTGCATGGCCTTGACGAGGTTGAATAGCATGTCTCAAGAAGCGCAAAATATGAGCGCGTGAAGCAACTCCGGCAAGGCAAGGCAAATGAAAGAATTAGTAATGGGTAGCGTCTCATAAGACATGTATGCCACAAGTTGGGTAACGGATTCGGTATCACGCAATCTACGTGTGTTATCTTTGGTGGTGAACTGAAAGCGGTCACTGACCACAAAGTCTGATAAACAGCATGATTTTACCATATTTTGTTATCTGTTGGTCGAATGCAGAGGTTctaaaaatggccaccatcgagTCACTGAAACAACATTATCGTGTTGGATCGAGATCATCGAAACTTGGGCTGATAAAATACAGAGATAATAATAAGTAGTGCAGTTCGGACAACCGTTACTAATTATGTATACTTCAGGCTaccgataatttatttttctagtTCCCCAAACGCTCTCTTTCACGCGACTAGTCCGAGTGAgctgtaattaatttttgcgccAAAACCGAGTACGGGCCAAACATTGGAGAGAAAACAGCGGCTTAGAAAGTAacttgcgttttttttatgaaacaaagCTGCGAGCGGACTGCGTTTTATTGTTACTGGGAGGACGGGAATGAAATGGCGAGCACATCATCAATGAAATGGTGCGCCAAACGAATTGGGGGgagccaaaaaaaatggtggcgTTCGCATCGTGCACCGTTGGTTCGAGTTTCTCCGTTTAAACTTTCAAATAGCACTCCTTTGTGGTATACTTGATTTCGCGGTATCACAATTTAAACGCGAGTTTGTTTCTGTGACGCTCATTAATTCCCGGGctcaccgggggccaccatAAAGGAAAGATACCGCTGTTCGCGAAGcagttgatgttttgttttcgaaatcaAAAATGGGAACACAACAAAATGAAGGGAAGATGTTACCCAGCCAGTAAAAAGCAGAGAAAAACACTTCGAGGCACACTTACTTAATGGCACGGCACGTGAAGAAAACGATGCGCTTCAGCTTTTTGttgtagaaaaaataattgaacgaCCACAGGCAGCCAGGTTCGCCGAATGGGTCCGAGTTCAGATCCGGATTGTAGCTATAGATGTCACAATCCTTCAGTGAAATTTCGTCCTCGATCGTTGTCCACAGGGCGTGGCGGATCTTGCTGTACTGCTCGCCAGCCACCGGCGCAAGGTTGCCCTCGATCGAGTTCAGCACCCACTGGAGGGACGGTTCCTTGCTGAACTCGTGACTctgaaacgggaaaaaaacaaacagccaaCATGGGAATAGATTATTAGCATCGACTCTTTGCATCGttcattcttcttcttataTCCAGCTTCAACCGCTGCGCGATCTTGGTCTGCACCAGCGATAATCCTCATCTCGGTTGCTTTTTGTAACATTATATTTTTATGGGCGATATTATTGAACACGCGTCAACCCCCGTCTGGAAATCCAACCCATGACCAGCGGCGTGACAATGACGATCGTTACCGACTGTCCTATCAACGGGGGCAGCCGAGTTAGCGCCCGACAAAAACGACCTTATTAAGTTAGCTATaaagtaattttaataaatacaATCCATTTCATCCCTAAAGGAATGAAGTTGGAGTAACTTTCGATTCTAAACCCTCTGCTCCTAAGAAGGTTCGTGATTGATCAAATTATAATCATACTACACTGATCGAAGGCACAAACAATAGTTAACGAACGAAGATGtgatgttttaaataattatcGGTAGCAAAACGTTGTTTTTATTGGATCGATTGCGCGATGGCGCAGAATGACgcatttttgttaaaatagATCGCTTCATATGGTTTCCTTGTCACCATTAGACCATCAAAGCAATCTCTTTTGCTTTGCGTGTGAATCGTTTTACTTAAATCTGTATTTATTTTGCCCCGCGGGCtgcaaaaacagaacaaagTAAACCGGTGCAGAGTCACCAAGCGGAACGCACGGTAAACAGTTATTTTAATACGGTCTCATCTCGGTGTGCCGCGCACCGCTGCTACACGGCCATTGGAAACTGTTTACCAATAAACCGCTAGCAGCATAAGACTCTGTAGATGCTTCGCAAGCGCATTTTGATGTTTCTAATTTAGGAACAAAgctgaaatgtgaaaaaagcGTAacggcgctctctctctctctctgtctcaaTTGCTCACTGGCAGCGTTCAAggggaaacatatttttggcgCACACGGTTTCGTTGTTCAAGGGTTCAAGGGTTTACGAGCGAATCGAAGGCACGCCCAAGGTCAAACAATATCATACGACAAACGGACCGCCAATGATGGGGGGTAAATTGCCAGAACATACTAATGGCGAAGTTATCGATTATTTTACGTACGTCAACATTTGCTTTTCTTATTGTATTGTATAATCAGTGAAACTTAGAAGGGATTTGAACGCTCAAAACCAGTAACAACCGGGTTGGCTTGTCTCTCTTACCTTCGCATCGCTAAAATCGTAGTCCGGCTCGAAAGCGGCATTCAGCGTCGCGATCAGATAGAAGAGCGTCTTGCGCGAAATAGTGTCGCACAGTGTGACGCCTTCGTCGCCGGACAGGCTGCTGCGAAGGATCTGCGGGGACAGATCCTGAAGGGTTTGCGGAGGCGACAGGGCCTGCAAATCGGTCGGGGCCTGCTCCGATGTGAACCGCTTGTACAGCGCCTTGTCGTTGCCGGCCATCTTACACGAGTACGACTCGATCCGGCCGTAGATCGTGCTGTCGCCGGTCTGGATGTGCAGCGCATTGTTGACCGCCTCAAAGCGGGTACTCTCTAGGAGCTTCATAGTTGATGATTTGTGGGGATGGGTTCGTGAAAAACTTGGCCGTGGCCTGCTGTGTGGCCTCTCAATTGGGAACAATATCTTTTCGATCGATAGAAACGCACACGCGCGCCTTCTTTGATGATGCTATGCGCTTGTTGTCGTAGcttgttgtttcttttaacCCAACCAATGTTAAACGATGCCTTCGTATAGTTACTTATGTACTAGCAGAGTTTGCCTCGAACTCTGTATGCTCAACAGCGAGTGGTGGAACGAAACAAGAAATAGTTTATGGCCACGCACTCCAGCACCTTAGTGCAGCAACGGGTTCACCGTAAAGCAGCTGCGGTTCGTGGGGCCCGAGTACTTGACCATCTTGGGTGATCTCTCTCTTAGCAGTCCGTTACTGATCTTCAAGGCGATTCTGAACATGGTGGTTGGGTGTATGCAGAGTCTCTTCTTTAGTATCTTCGTGCTCGCAACCTGATGGCGGCGGCAAATGTggttgttgccgctgctgatgctactgatgctgctgccgctactgcTGATGCGTTTGCTGGTAAAGGTAAAGGCTACTGCTTGCGGGCACATTTAAGTACAGATAAATACGCAGTTTCCTTCCTTGCCGGTTTACCGCCAGCTAGCTGCGGTCAATGCTGCGTTCCTGTTTCGTATTCCACTCACTCGACCGAAGGGGGATGGTGGGGATATGTTTCAGGTTTGTTACCGGGTCAATAAACGCACACGGAGACAACAAACGGTGTCCGGGAAAGTTCTGTCCGTCGCTCTTTGCCGTGGtcaacgaaaacaacacaaaactcGGCTGATAGAAGCGCGGCCGTCGGTAATAAATCGCTGTATTTCGGGTTTGCGTCACAACGCCACTTCACACAAATACACCTGCACTGAGTACGCACACTCTGACAGTCTCTGACTCTTCTTCTTCACGCACTTTACGGGCTGTGTACCGTTCGTACACACGGAGACCCCTTATTCCGCTTCTTACAGTCTTCGGTTCACCGCTTTCTTTGTTTCCTCAACGCAACCATTCGCAGCAACCTTGTTTACAAGCAACTCGGCTTATCGATTATGTTCGAGAGCGTTTAAACGATTTCATACACTTTCTCAAGATACGCTTTAGGCTGGAATCCTTGTACTGACCTTCAAGGAATTCTTTTCACGGAGCAGACCGCGCCAGATCCTGTGACTGGCTATTAAATCACGTACGAAGTATACAAACAAGGGCACACAACCACATGCACACGCAAACTAGTTCGAGTTTCCGCAGCCGCTAAAAGCGCATCTGTGCTGGGCGGGAGGCGCTTCTTGTTCTTTTCGGAACGTCGTTTTATCGATGCACAAGTGGACACTTTTCTACGAGTAACGATTTCGCGGTTCCACAAACTCGCTCCACTCCAAGGCGAGCCGTTCAGGGCAAGCCGACTTTGATTGCCAGGGAGACGCGCTACACATAAGCACTCTGGTCGCGAGCATACATTAACCGGAACGCACGGGTTTCACAGCGAAGGATGGACAGTTTTTCTCGTCGCTGCCGTTGTGGAGTGGAACTTAAAACATCACCATGTACGCCGGACACATCTATCTTGGGTTCGGCACGACTCACACTGGACGACTCCACCAGGCTAAACACGGTCTAAAATGGGCTTATATTTATCCATCATTTTCACTGCTCGATTTGGTCACCGTGGGGGCGACGGGCTGGCTGCTTTTGCTCAATTTTCGCTGCTCCGGTTGCTATGGCACCAAATCGCCCTCCGAAATTCGTTCACTTTATTCGTTTCCAACGCAGTACACAATGGCGAGTTATCGGGCAAACTTTTGTCAGGTCGCAATTCACAAATTATTCTCGGCACACGACGATACGAATCGCGTCTATTTTTGCTTTGAGAAATCGGACGATGGCGAGAAAATACACAAGCGCTTGAGCGAGCCTGCCCAGTGGTTGCTTGTTTATGTGAGCGTGCGTGGTCATTGGTTCCGTCCCACCGAGAAGCGTGCCCAGTGGTTGCCTCCCATCGAGAAACGTCGATTCAAACAAACGGTTTCACAAGTTGTATGAGAAAATGTACAGGCAATTATTTatacattaaaacattgtttgattCCTGTTTCGTGAACGACTACCGAAAGAGAGACGCTTGGAGTCAAGTTCAATGGCTCTCTGAATCCAACTTTTATCAtctactttaacgcgatcgttagcacagttttGCAACGGTAATATACCAATATTATACATCAGTCGAAAGGTGATGAATCCTTCTTTTATATGAATtatatatttaattttatatatttgtatgaattttataataattaaaagtttacgttttgcattgcCTTACCAACCTTAGGCAGGTATCATAAAAAGCACTTCTGGAAAGatttgtcgtcgaatattttcagatcctgagcgtgcgagtactgttcttaattaaagatttaatagacaggcttaggaatatccattagctgtcagaaagtagtTAATACCGCAACATTAGACACGTATTGTAAAGATACATACAAAAAACTTTTAGGGCTTTATAGTTGGTTTAAAGTACCTGCTAAGGTACATAAAGTATTGGCTCATGCTGGGGTATCTGTTCGTTGGTCAGGCGTTTGGAACTAGGAACGGAGGAAAGGGGTACATGGAATTTCTCGGATCGCCATCCCCATTGGCTCCAGTCCCGGCGGCTTGCCAGCAACTAAACTTCCGAGGTGGAGATGaatgtttttatgctgtcgTTTTCCTCGTGCGAAGGTGTATTCTAACACTGCGCATTCAACCAAAGACAATATAAAGCATTACGGTCTGCTTTCAACAACATTAGCGTTAATGTGTAATTTGTTcgctgtttttatttacactaGCAGGTCTATACACTAGACAAAATATGATCAAAGAATTtcttttacaaacaaacacgtTACAACGTTGAACTGAATTGATTTGAAACTCACCAACCACCGAGCGTTCATTCTTGCTGTCAAAGGGGAACTGTCAAATGAAAATTGGCGCCGCTTCTTCAGTTCGTATCAAACCAATTCCTGTTAATCCATCGTATTTTGTTGCAAACGTCGTGAAATATCGTGAAAATATCGTttaaaaatcatcatccgTTCTTCTATCTCTTCATTTAGGTAAGTGGCAGCGTGCAAGACAACGTTTTGCACGTTCTTAACGCGCAACGCAAGCATAATCTAACGCACAAAGGTttcattgctgctgctgcagaaatGGAATCTAAAATGGAAGGAAGCATGCGACGGTCGACGCGCCTGGTGTCCCAAAAGCAGCGAAAGGAAGCTCTTGAAGCTACGTCGATCGCTAGCGACAGCGAGTCGGAAACGGAATGCCCGTCGTTCCTGCTTTCCTCGAAACCAGACGACGCTGAGAATCG encodes the following:
- the LOC131208358 gene encoding repressor of RNA polymerase III transcription MAF1 homolog encodes the protein MKLLESTRFEAVNNALHIQTGDSTIYGRIESYSCKMAGNDKALYKRFTSEQAPTDLQALSPPQTLQDLSPQILRSSLSGDEGVTLCDTISRKTLFYLIATLNAAFEPDYDFSDAKSHEFSKEPSLQWVLNSIEGNLAPVAGEQYSKIRHALWTTIEDEISLKDCDIYSYNPDLNSDPFGEPGCLWSFNYFFYNKKLKRIVFFTCRAINSVYADSGFTSDFAMEDEECY